The Triplophysa dalaica isolate WHDGS20190420 chromosome 20, ASM1584641v1, whole genome shotgun sequence genome segment aatataaaattgaatggGATGTTTTCAGGTTATCACTGTCCTCCAGGAGACCTTCATATTCCATTGGGCATGCATCACCCgtcatatttgcatatttttaattaagacCCCATTGATCACCGGTTCACACCCGAGTTATGAAAATAATAGCAGAAACTCTTAGTAACTTATCAACTCCTATACATGCAGAAAAAGAATTGCTGGAGTAAGTAATTGAATAATTATTCAATGTCATCtactaaaaataaactttttaagccaagtaaaaatgatttctgaaCATTCATCCATACATTTTGCAACATAAAtgcaacataaatatattttaattattagaaTGAGTGAATAGAATATGCAACATTTTGTGGACTAAATGAATACGATATTTTTTGGCAATCATATGCGGGATATTTtcttgtacatttttatgtcaaGTGATGCAAATAAATACTGATGGTAAATTTTCATATTGGCtgcattataatttaatttgtaaatacaGCTAATGTATTTATGATATAGTTGACAAGTCAAAATTCTATTTTGTTTCATACCTTTCATAATTTCTACTAGCTGGGACTTTTTACAACCATGCTCACACTAATATATCTAAACTAGCCTTTACCAACCATTATTGATGAACTCTtcaatcaaatttaaaaaaactgaaacatatATATAaggtatatttttatgtacattctttaaaattaaCCAAAAAGGCCACATTTAAGAACAAGAGCATGACATGGACAGTAGGGGTCTCTGTCCGACTATCATCCAGTCCCTCCTGCAGTGCAGCACTGCAGTTTTTCCCATTCTTATTCCTCCTTCAGCAACTCATTAATCAAATTGATTGTACCTCATCAAGCTAAACAGAGATCCTCAGCTGTTTATTTCAGCAGGTCGAGGGCTGAACACCCCGCTGGGGTTTGTGTCCATGCTGTCAGATCTGTGCAGGTCTATAAAGCTCTAATTTAGGTGCTTGTGCTCTGCAGTCAATGCACACACCAATGTACTATGGGGTCTAACATAACCTAATATAAGATACTGATGTACATTGGAaataatttttgtattatttgtagGCTTTTTGATAATTTGGacattcaaaataaaccaaaaaggaacagttcaaccaaaaacaaacattctgtaattatttactcaccctgaagttGTTGCAAATCggaatacatttatatgttctgatgaacacagagaaagacatttggaagaatgcttgtaaccaaacagttcttggccaccactgacaaccatagtaggaaaatgtgctttataaatttcctagttctactgaacacaaaagaagatattttgaagaatgtgggaaagcaaTCACTTCTAAGGCACTTTTGAGCACCATaataattgttcctactatgatTAATTTGTTTCATGGTTTTCCTATGGTTCCTACTATGGTTTTAAGTAGGAAAAGTTTTAAGTAGGAAACGTAGTACAAATgcatatgtatatttatacaataaaaatatataaatacttgACAGCGTTGTCAGATAATGTACTGCAGAATAAAAACACTTCTGTTGATAATCTGACAATCTGAGTGACAAGCcaaaaaaacactgaagtaGATCAAGAGATTGTTCTGTTCCAGACTGTTTACCACAACTGAAATTGTCTTTACACcacaaataatgacaaatgtttTCAAACCGACTGTCGAGCTATTTTCCACCCCCTCAATAAGCTGTTGTTAGGAGGGAGTCATAAGATCAGGCTGTCAACTGATGCTGCCTCAGGGTCAGTGATAGCACAATATATAACCAGCGCTGCTACATCCCCTTCTACAACCAGTGAAACATGatttgttattgtgtttatcCTGCACCCTTTGCTAGATTTTATCAGAATGGTTCCTGTTCTTACACACGGAAAGCAGACCTGGTATCATGCACAGGCGATGGAGAAGTTTCACTTGTACCCTGACGGTGGTGAAACTGGTGTAGATCGAGTAGGTTACAATGCATGGAttatcaaatatttacagagaCTCAGCCACAGCTCAgctcattttaaatgcatataagCCAATGCCATGACACATCTGCATTTACACAGCTACATGCCAAAGATGAGGCCAAATACTGGACCAATACTTGAATAATTTACTTGGTGGACTATACGTCATACCCATTCAGACATTATCATCCGTAAAGCACATCTAAATGTTGCTGATGCAATatttttaatctgacatcaACCAAATATGGACATCAATcactttattgaaataaaatacgTTGGTTAAACAACTGTGTGCATGTAGTGCCAAGTATAGACATATTAAgtgcaataataaaaaacattccttCCCCCCCTTTTCACTTCCTGCTCGTTTTCAAAGGCATTGTGAACAAAAGTACATGTTGTGGCATGTGTTCTGAATCAAGACATGAAACTCTGTCATTGGTATTTCACAAAGAAAATACAGGtaatatattatacagtacatactgtaAGCGTTTCTGACAAAGAACGCGTCTGCTTGTATAAAGGGAAGACATACTATAGCCTTCATGCATagataaaaactgtattttatacatataaatcatgtttttaaatattgatcACATAAACCttgtaaatataaagaaatctgAGGCATCTTTGCagtattcatgtattttttttgggagaaaaaaaatctcttgtATAAAACACTTCACAGTACATTTGCCATTTTGGTCACAAGATAATAAATTGCTGTATCCTCGCTTCCCCTGAGCTACAGATCtcatttctatttaaatgaACACGAAACATCTGCGGCAGCAATATGAAAACAGATTCGAGTGGCTGTCGGAGACAGAGAGCCTCCCGTCTAAAGTGCTGAGCTAAACCAGTAACATAAAGTGCGTTTGTGTTTTGCGCTCTGCGGGTTTTGTGCATGTGACCGCAGTCCCCTGTTATCCCTTTAGGAACTTGGTCAAACAAGAAGGTTCAGTTTTGGCTCGGTTACAGATGaccattcaaaataaatttccACACTCCGCTTCATCCAGCTTTCAAGTGTTTCTTGAGCATCTTCAAATAGATGCCATTACAGCGACTCTTACTCCCCATCTTCCTCACAGGTTGGGGGGCTGATGTTCTCCTCAGCGTTTGCAGGCGTATTTGCAGTATATGCGCTTGTTCTGTTCTGGGACACGGAGTCGGGGTTCCAGACTCTATTTTGACCTCTGCAGCACAGCAGAGCCACCAGCCGTGATCGAATCGAGGGAGTGAGGACAACAAACATTATGCAGTTCGCCGCTCCTTGAAAGGTGTTCCCTATTCCCTATAGAGAAACCAGAACACTTCATTAGAGCAGCTGGACTGCTGAAAGGAATGAAGTATTGATAAATTACACTGATAaagtacacaaaaaaaatacattacactTATGCGGAGGAGGCAAACAGGAgaaaattaagttaattttgGGGTAACTAAGCGGAACCGAGCACAATCGACTGAGAGTCCCGTACTCACGTGCAAGGTCACCAGTACTGGGTTTTGCCTGGCGGGGGAGTCGGTTAGCAGGAGCAGGAAGCGGACGGTGCTCCACACGCggaggaggatgaagatgatGGGGATGATGGTGAGCTTCCTGTCTGCCGTTGAAGACAATGAATGAGAGACGGGGCTGCCTGTCAGGATGGGGCGGTACTCAGACAGGGCCGCATGCTTAAAGATGTCACAGAGACATTAAAAAGAGATCACATTGACACGGcagcatttttatattgttccaaaaaatatttggcaaAAACGTAATGTGTTCCGTgggtaaaatgtattttttattattataattttgctTAAACACATAAACTTGAGCTTTAATGGTAAGGCATTTAATGATAGACTGTTATAGAAACCAGGCCGTTCAATTGGTGATTATTTGGATATTATCAGCCTAGTACCAACTTGGTTACAAATTACTGGCCATCATTAACTTGAAGATTATATACAGGCGCAGAAAAGTTTAAGAGATCACTCCAGTTTTGACTTTAATCTGCATTTCCGCATTTATTATGGAAATTCCAGTGCAGTATCTGTTGAATTTAAActgaaacaaacctcaggaattatataaacttgttttataaactttataaaagtagtttttaaGTCGTTGTTTTAAAGACCTGCAAAAACTGCATCTTTTTTAACCGTTTGTTCTGttaatttcttttgcaaataattgcatataaaaaatattctacTTGGAATTTGGAAGAAATGTAATTACCAGTATcaaaataaatttcattttactAAAACACTTGCCAAGAAATACTTAATTTAGAAAATAGTTTTGGAGGTCTCTCAATTTTTATTAATGGCTGTGtttacagtgagggaaataattatttgatccctaactgattttgtaagtttgcctgcttacaaagaaatgatgGGCCTATAATTTTATGGTGgctttattttaactgatagagactgaatgtaaaaaaaatcaggggAAAACATGTTACTGTATATAAaagttataaattgatttgcatttcagtcagtgaaattagtatttgatccccgagaaaaaaaaaagttatacttggtggagaaacccttgttggcaagcacagaggtaaaaCAATTCTGATAGGGATCAACAGGTTTGCAAATTTGTCAGGATACGTTATAGTCCGCTCCTCTGTCGATCGTTAAAGTTTCTTGGCAGTCGCttagcaaattggagttttagcctccttcacagattttttatatGACTAGGGttcttttctgaatcattttgatgttcattgtcaaactttaGACGAGCCAGGCAGCCTtcttgggcaggaggaccttCTGGGACCTTGAGACTATAGCGataaaactgtttgtttacttACTGTGGTCacaactgtcttgaaatcattaacaagcttcttccgtgtagttctgggctgatctttagactttctcatgatcatctttactctactggggaaatcttgcagggagctccagaccaAGGGCATTTGATAGTTACTTGTATTTCTTCTAATTTCCAAATACCCGCACCAACAATTGTCTCCTTCTCACtagcttctgtctgtagcctattcaaggtttgtgcaggtctacaatcttaTCCCTGACATCCTTAAAAACCTATTTGGTCTGAtccatggtggtggagaggttgaaatggaagataaagattctgttggcagacaTCTTTGTTAtgttatatacataacaagctgTACTTTCTTAAAGTAACCggactaatctgtggtccatataggcacataaccaatctgtggCGCCAGAATTCCTGctagttggtaggggatcaaatacttatttcactgcctaaaatgcaaatcaatttataacctttatataacattttttcccATGATTTGTTTATACTCTGTCTCCATCGGTTAAAATAAACCTCACATAAAATTATAGaccctttttttctttttaagcaggcaaacttactaaatcagcaggggatcaaataattttttccctcactgtacatcCATATGTCTTAACCTCCTGCACTACTTGACCTATCAATATCAGCAACTGAAAAAATTGTTTCCAGTAAATCTATAAAAAAGCTTTAATGTGtggtattatttatttgcactCATTTAtgtgacataaatgttttttcaagtTTAAGGAATTCTGCTAAGCCCTAAGATCAAGCATATGATGAGCGAAAGTGGACTTACTGCTTTGCGAATGTGCATCTTTAtaaggatgtaaaggattggcaAAGTGACATAGGCAATGAACTCCCAGATTTTTCCCGTGAGCAGCATCCACAGCACATGGTCTTCAGCCTGGATGTTTACCCAACACCAGCCAACAGACACCTCGGAGGCATCATAACCAATCTTCTGCAGAGAGATAGCTGCCACAGTGATGGCGAAGGGAACACCCcaactgacagacagacaaatcACAAGATCACTTAGCTGATGAGAATCATAGAAAAACATCAGCTTTCATAAACGCATTAAATTTCAAACAGCAGTTggcttgttttgatttaagccataatagagctaacaaacacaataaaacacaatgattACGTAATACAAAcatgatttatatatatatatatatacttacccaacactgaatGCGTTACGATTACAACAAgagacaaatatatatatagtgacaaatatatatatacagtgttgggtaagttactctgaaaaagtaattaattactagttactcattacatattcaatagtgtaattagattaccttccaaattactctgtccaaaaagtatttagttactcattactaattactttctatatcctacatcgaccttgattagttaagtgattcaaggatagacatgaaacggcttatttaattcattcaaataaataatattattaactgaccaaaatattacaaatgtgagcacagattttaaagtaagactttgaattttgatgtcaattacactattgcacacgcatatatttcacaaagtatttagtttaagtacatcaaaagtaagtgtaattaaattacagaaaacatatgagtaatcccttactttactttttcaagggaaaagtaattaaaatacagtaactaattactcagtaactagttacacccaacactgtatatatatatatatatatatatatatatatatatctttcctgtagctcagtggtaagagcattgcgttaaggttgtgggttcgatccaggggattgcaaatacctatgtaaaatgcataggataaagcaatgtaactcgctttggataaaagcgtctgccaaatgcctaaaatgtatatgtaatatATTCCTAATGGATACTTTAAGGGTAAATATTGCATATGAAAGCATAAATCCTTTTCAACTTTTATTCTAACATATCTTCATCCagataaatatacacaaaaataaaagcactgtaaactaaaataaaacccCAGCTTGGCAAGGTAATGTAAACAAAGAGCATTAAAGTAAATAATTAGCCtaatagtttttaaaaataacaaaattaccAGAGAATGACAAAGCAAATATACGCCTTCCTAAGTTGAAATAGACATCATAAGGACTTTTTTCTGTTACCTGATTAGATGAAAATAGAGCACCAAGTTATCGGCCTGCCTCTGGCTGGACCtcactataaaaatgtataagtaGATGGCGATGGCCACAGTCCAGAAGAATGAGCTCGTGTTTGCGAACGTGGAAATCGCTCCTTGCGTAATGCAGTCTACCGAATCCGTCTCAAAATCCCTCCAAACTCCGTAAGAGTACGAGAGCGCGGACAACAGGTCAGCGACAGACAGATACACGAGCAGTTTACGCGGTTGAGTTCTTAGATCGAGCCATATCGCATACGTCCATATGATTAAAAGTGATCCTAGGAAGGAAAGCGCACATGACAGCAAGATAAGCACTTTTTCGTAAACATACACCTCCGTCTGGTTCGCCTCGGCCATACTTTCGGTGTGTTGCAATACAGTCCTGTTTAATTCATCTATCAGCGTTTCGTCCTACGGAATGCCTGTCAAAATGTAGCcttattaaaagtattaaatccACTTAAGTATTAAATCCACTTGTTGCCGAGATACCACTTTTATGCAGAAGCGAAACCAGGCGGACTTTAAGATCCAGCGGCGTGACAATCTTCACTAACAAAACCGGTCTGTCAGCTACATCGCCACCGCTGAGACGGTGAAACTGCCAACGATGACAAgtcaaaaacatgttaaactaCTCTTTTAACGACTTGTTGTAATCGTAGCTCGTTCCTCTTATAAATCAATGGCATTTAACACTTAAGTTGTAAACTGAACACTTATATACGTTACTAAACTGTCGAAGATTCAATCTGAAGTTTTAAGGTGAGGACTGACTGCCACACGCCACCTGTAGACGAAGATTTGTTAGTTTATAACAAActaagtttttattattatgctttttattgtatttcatttttttggcaGATTTATTGCTATTCGACTTACCATAGCTGTATTGCAAACATGGTTCAACTTATTATTGTGTTGAGAGATCATACATTTGCGTCTCACACTACACAAAAACGACAGAAAAAATGCTGTGCTTGAAGTTTTCAAGTTTGAGGTTTTTAGTATACCGGCATACAATAGACTATTATTCTCACATTTATAAGCAGTGTGAAAGATGACTGAAACGACTGAAAATTAAATACATCTGCAATCACTATAATACACCATCAGATGGCGATATGTACACTTCCAAGCCTGTCTTTGCATACAGTTCCAGTGTGGTTCATCTTTTGGACTGTGAATGCAAAGGAAAGTCAATGCTTCACCTCTGAGAAAGACCATGCTTAGATTTCTTATCAGTACCTTGATGATGTGGACTCAGATTGTTATTCTAGTGCACGTTATGCATAAGAATCATTCTGGCATGCATCGGTAATAAAATCAAAGCATGCATTAAAGGAGACAGTGGGGGTATAACTGGTTGGCACGTGTGGTCGCGTTGattttggtaatgtgttgtGATGGTATGCCATACCGGACAGGGGAGACCGAGAGAATTAATGGTTTGGGTAGTCATGGCCttatggttagagagtcggactcgtgaccagaagctTGCCGGTTGATTCTCAGGGCCGGAAGGTAACGACTGTGGTGCCTTTAAGCTGCAGTGATAGCATCCCACTGCTTCTGCCACatgaccttgtaacaatgcgAAACACATCCAGGGCctcccttggctgagggtgtcttgtgataaagggccgATGAGGTTGGGACgcacaactgacgatgtgtcgcattgatgggaaccatacaacGGGTATTATCAGAAGCACCAAAAGCCATCTTTCACTCAGGTTGTGTGTCCCAAAATggggacacacaactcatgagatgtccCTATAACAATGTCAAGGAAATGTAAGTATGCTATGAATCATTTATGCcaaaacacagaggatgccgtCCCAAAGAACCAGCGAAACCTCAGGCCTCCTTTCCTCTTTttatattcttgactgcttcccaCTGCATAAGGCGcgggaaatgtcctattgggcaattcatctgtgctgaaatagtgagTTTATAACAACTGGTCCTATTAAGTGAATCGAAAACTAAACCCTGTACTGATACCAAAAATACTGAACATTATACACAATTTGGGAAGAGGCTTTCTTTCCTGAGAAGATAAAAAAGTGAGTAAAAAATGCATGTGTGcttgtattttatgtaaattcTCATAACTGCTCCTAAATTAAGGCCTCTGGCCAATAgcatcattattatttaaatgtgtcgAGTGgctaatatatttttatgacatttggTGTTGAGTAGAAGGAACAAAATACACAAGTAAAACATCTGTTTTGTATTCTGATATGCGTGTGCCTGCAGGGATGAGAAGGTTGGTTTAACAAGGCAGTTAGGTTTTCAGATTCTTATCACAGATACATGGAAATTAAAAACACGGACATATGTAGACCTTAAGATAAACTAAATCAAATACGATTCAAAATACTGTTGAATTAAATTCTAATTCAGCAAATGACAATATGTTAGGTTACTCGTACTGTTATTTGGATTGACTAGttatgtgtgtacagtatatatatttatactatagAGATTAATGTATGTTACTTTTACAGTAAGATAATTGATATGGTATATGTTTTACATAGTTTTTAAAAGGCATGATTCTTTCGCATTGCCATGTTTTATAAACCAAGATTTAATACAAAGGTAGTGTTTATAAACAGATTTCATGAGTTCTGGAATCACGTAGACTTACTGACAcacttttgtatttaaaatcttaattgTGTTAAAGATATTTTTCTTAACCGGATGTTTTATGATCAACAATTAAAACCCAATGCtgatgaatgaattaaaataaatctttactTTCACACAAAATGTCAAGCCAcagaacatacagtataataaaaataaaatacatcaaaaaacTAGTATTTGACAATTTCTTGgacattaaaatacaattacacggtgcatataaaaataaaatatatattcataccTAATTATTccacaaacatattttcaaacCAGAAGGAAAAGTACTTTGCTGCATTGTCTGCTGCTATTTTTGCCATTAGGgtgaaaatatatgttttggtCCATTAGCAGATTTAATGATGAACTCATCACAGCTGACTATGTCATCAGACAGAAGTCTAAATATAGGCCAAAGACACAAACAGGATAAAACACGCACATAGAAATACTGAAACTGCGAAATCTGGTCAGCTGATATACATAATAACATATGACTAAATCACCCCTGATCAACACGTCTATCTTGTGAGGAAGTAAACAAATACTGCATTTGGATAAAGTTAATCTTaaactgtgtaaacaaaacatactgTAACCATCAATCTTTCGCTTTCTAAAATGTTCTGTGTGAAATTCGTCAGCTGTTAATTTTGTTAAGCATTGACAAAACCAAAACTGGCTCTCACAATAACAGCGGATGGAATGACTGAAGACAGAAGAGAGGTTTCTGTCTGTATCTCCTCAGCCTGAGCTGGTAGGTGGGCGGCTGAGTGCGTGAGCGAGGTCGGATGGATGGGCCTCCCAAGGTGACGAGTTTCTGCGGCAGTATACTTGCTGATTGCTTCGTTCTCACTCCACACAACAACCAGCTAAGACACTGCCAAAGAACCACTCACAGCAGTGCCCCCATCTCTCACGGTCTCTCCTTCCATCATTAAAGCATCTTTCTGCCTCAATCCAAATGATCTGTAGGGGCTCTTTAGATATGACTCTCCCGCAGCGCAGCTCGAGGTACATTAACACTCCATTCTGTGGAATGTCCACTGTCCTTTTATTACAGCTGGGTAGGGTTGCAGATTTccctttaatgataaatcttaCTTCTGCTTTCTGTTTCCAAGAGATGACGGTGATAGGTGAAAGTcctgaaaacagagaaaacatcCAATACTTCCAGTTTATTACAATACACCTGAGAACGGAGTTCCCAAACATACTGTGTAAGGTAACTGAAGCGTTCAACAGACAAATGACATTTTGGAACAAGTGTAATAAAACACGTGCCCGTGTGGAATGTGAGATTTGGAACGATGATCATTTACAGCTCACgtcttgtgtgtctgtgtaagaaatattgtacttttttaCTATGTTTTCAACTACCAGTATGGGTGTAGTAGCATTCTCATATTTTCTGCCGAGCCTGCCGATTCCCGCAAGTCTTGAAAGGAATGACTCCTTTGTGTATGACTCAGGGTAGAAAGTACCAAATATCACATGTTCAGTCTCTGAGTTGAAATGTATTATGTAATTTTCAGCATCATAGACGTCTGGAtcatacagacagacacaagattaaagggatagttcactccaaaattctattattatttacacaccctccgaacaacggcggtacccatttacttctattgtatagaccaCACcagtgaaagtcaatgggtatcgtcgttgttcggttaccaacattattcaaattatcttcttttgggttctgcagaagaaagaagtcatacaggtttgaaataacaagagttTTATCATTTtcggttgaactgtccctttaataaactCGCTTACCTTTAAAATCACGAGACACCTTCCAAGATCAagctttacttaaaaacatattaaaccaGCCTAGGGTGTTACTGTTCTGAACTGGGTCTTTTGGCCTGTCCACACTGTTTTCTGCTGGTCTAAGCTGCTGTTCAACTGGTCTGGCTGTTGTTACCTGGTTTGGAGACCAcctgttttttcattttgcttaaGCTACCACATAAACAGCTTCTGAATCTCACATCCAAAAGTGAAGACACATCCCGTAAAAACTAAGATCCATTTAGAATAATTCTGACCGCCACACCCCAGGGAGGGGAGAGCacaccttttttattatttaatatgaccTATGCTCACCCCCCCGAACCGTAAATAGAGCCATGACTCACTTATTCTCATATACCCGCTGAATCCAGGTTCAAAGGGTTCAGCCTATAGAACGAATGTGTGCCAAAGAGCAACATATGAGTGTGTCATATGTTGGTGAGATAAGAGGGTGGGAGTTGGCCCTGGCCGTGATTTGTTGTTCACCTACGGAAGTTTTGTGAAGGCCCTGTCTGTTGGTATTCCCCACAGTGAAGCTATTCTGGGCAGGCAGCCTCTCTCCTAAGGGCTATGCCACAGAAGAAGGGCCTCCGCTGTTATAGGACGAAGGCTGTTCTGCTCACACAGAACAGAGTGGGAGAGAGTCAGCATATGCGTGGGCGAGCGGAAGCGAAGAACAGCGATAAAGAGAATGCACAATTAAAGACAACGAATATGTGAAGGGGAGAAAGGGTTTAATGAAAGAATGGTTGTGTGGCTGGCTGCCCATGACGGTAAAATTTTATCAGCGCATATTGGAATGAAGTAGGTTAGTTTAATCTACACCAGGTTTAGTCATTCATGTATTTAGATGCACACTAAAGCAATAAGGAGCATTGTGACTCGGCCACGTTAGTGTCCTTTGTGTTATGTAGTGACTGCTTGTCAACCGAATGTACCATATGTTAACCCTTGAACTATACATTTGCCTAAAACAATTTAACATCAAGAGATTGTGTTTTATCTTCGTTTCTATTCTGCAGAAACTGATATAATTTTCCGTTGCGTCCGCAGTGCTATCTGAGTCTAAGCAAACACACCTGTAATTAGTGAGACTATTTTCACATGCCCTGCACTGACTGCGGTCTCGCATGCATGCTGATGTCACTG includes the following:
- the gpr157 gene encoding G-protein coupled receptor 157, whose protein sequence is MAEANQTEVYVYEKVLILLSCALSFLGSLLIIWTYAIWLDLRTQPRKLLVYLSVADLLSALSYSYGVWRDFETDSVDCITQGAISTFANTSSFFWTVAIAIYLYIFIVRSSQRQADNLVLYFHLISWGVPFAITVAAISLQKIGYDASEVSVGWCWVNIQAEDHVLWMLLTGKIWEFIAYVTLPILYILIKMHIRKAHAALSEYRPILTGSPVSHSLSSTADRKLTIIPIIFILLRVWSTVRFLLLLTDSPARQNPVLVTLHGIGNTFQGAANCIMFVVLTPSIRSRLVALLCCRGQNRVWNPDSVSQNRTSAYTANTPANAEENISPPTCEEDGE